In the Acidovorax sp. A79 genome, one interval contains:
- a CDS encoding outer membrane protein assembly factor BamE, with the protein MPLIYRAAALAAATFSLLALAACDPQRISELKEGVSTEADVRDRFGTPENVWDEPGGARTFEYNRQPAGQVNYMITIGADGRMTALRQVLTPENFARVVPGMRMDEVRRLLGKPAKVTPYELKRETHADWRYLEAPNQAKMFTVIHGPDQFVLRTQTGADLEAPEFKGGK; encoded by the coding sequence ATGCCCTTGATATATCGCGCCGCCGCCCTGGCGGCCGCCACTTTTTCGTTGCTGGCGCTTGCCGCCTGCGACCCGCAACGCATCAGCGAACTCAAGGAGGGCGTCTCCACCGAGGCCGACGTGCGCGACCGCTTCGGCACCCCCGAGAACGTGTGGGACGAGCCCGGCGGCGCGCGCACGTTCGAATACAACCGCCAGCCCGCCGGCCAGGTCAACTACATGATCACCATCGGCGCCGACGGCCGCATGACGGCGCTGCGCCAGGTGCTCACCCCCGAGAACTTCGCGCGCGTGGTGCCCGGCATGCGCATGGACGAGGTGCGCCGCCTGCTGGGCAAGCCCGCCAAGGTCACGCCCTATGAACTGAAGCGGGAAACCCATGCCGACTGGCGCTACCTGGAGGCACCCAACCAGGCCAAGATGTTCACCGTGATCCATGGGCCCGACCAGTTCGTGCTGCGCACCCAGACGGGGGCCGACCTGGAGGCGCCGGAGTTCAAGGGCGGCAAGTAG
- a CDS encoding DUF3460 family protein codes for MSIFRRPDYQSDATQFINQLKASKPELESQQLAGRALLWDKQVDRKIWGEYREAQVEQKPYVYQTNAD; via the coding sequence ATGTCCATTTTCCGCCGCCCCGATTACCAATCCGATGCCACCCAGTTCATCAACCAGCTCAAGGCCAGCAAGCCCGAGCTGGAAAGCCAGCAGCTGGCCGGCCGCGCGCTGCTGTGGGACAAGCAGGTGGACCGCAAGATCTGGGGGGAGTACCGCGAAGCCCAGGTCGAGCAAAAGCCCTACGTCTACCAGACGAACGCCGACTGA
- a CDS encoding ScpA family protein produces the protein MTTARVPEASDDPAGTAALNAGGMPDVVDQVALARLYGEPLFALPTDLYIPPDALEVFLEAFEGPLDLLLYLIRKQNFNILDIPMVGVTKQYLAYVDEIRSRNLELAAEYLLMAAMLIEIKSRMLLPPKKQAEGEEPEDPRAELVRRLLEYEQMKMAAARLGQLPQYGRDFLKAQVYIEQSLQPRFPDVHVVELQDAWRDILKRAKLVQHHRITREELSVREYMSMVLKTLQGRRFVEFEELFEPEKGSTVLVVTFIALLELAKETLIEITQAEAFAPIYVRLAYVPA, from the coding sequence ATGACCACCGCGCGCGTGCCCGAGGCGTCCGATGATCCGGCGGGCACGGCCGCGCTGAACGCGGGCGGCATGCCCGACGTGGTCGATCAGGTCGCGCTGGCGCGCCTGTATGGCGAGCCGCTGTTCGCGCTGCCCACGGACCTGTACATCCCGCCCGATGCGCTCGAAGTCTTCCTTGAAGCCTTCGAAGGCCCGCTCGATCTGCTGCTGTACCTGATCCGCAAGCAGAACTTCAACATCCTCGACATCCCCATGGTGGGGGTGACCAAGCAGTACCTGGCGTATGTGGACGAGATCCGCAGCCGCAACCTGGAGCTGGCGGCCGAGTATTTGCTGATGGCGGCGATGCTGATCGAGATCAAGTCGCGCATGCTGCTGCCGCCCAAGAAGCAGGCCGAGGGCGAGGAGCCCGAAGACCCGCGCGCCGAGCTGGTGCGCCGCCTGCTCGAATACGAACAGATGAAGATGGCCGCCGCCCGCCTGGGGCAGTTGCCGCAGTACGGGCGCGACTTCCTCAAGGCGCAGGTCTACATCGAACAAAGCCTGCAGCCGCGCTTTCCGGACGTGCACGTGGTGGAGCTGCAGGACGCCTGGCGCGACATCCTGAAACGCGCCAAGCTCGTGCAGCACCACAGGATCACGCGCGAAGAGCTGAGCGTGCGCGAATATATGAGCATGGTGCTCAAGACGCTGCAGGGCCGCCGCTTCGTGGAGTTTGAAGAACTCTTCGAGCCCGAAAAAGGCAGCACCGTGCTGGTGGTGACCTTCATCGCCCTGCTGGAGCTGGCCAAGGAGACGCTGATCGAGATCACGCAGGCCGAGGCGTTTGCCCCCATCTACGTGCGCCTCGCCTATGTACCGGCATGA
- the nadB gene encoding L-aspartate oxidase: MASHDFDVLIVGSGLAGLSAALHLAPTHRVAVITKRTLQDGSSGWAQGGIAAVLADDDSFAAHIEDTLVAGAGLCDLATTRFVVENAPASIAWLRQLGVPFTLEGDQLHLTREGGHSARRIAHVTDATGAAVQRTLIDVVRATPGITLFEQHTLVDLITTRKLGLPGHRCLGLHALDSDTDEVVTFRAPQTILATGGAGKVYLYTTNPDTATGDGIAAAWRAGCRVANMEFIQFHPTGLYHPHEKSFLISEAVRGEGGRLLLPPSAGGTRFMLDHDPRAELAPRDVVARAIDFEMKKHGLDCVHLDISHQSPAFLQEHFPNILAHCAALGIDITKEPIPVVPTAHFTCGGVLTDLAGRTDLPGLYAVGEVACTGLHGANRLASNSLLECMVFARAAAQAIATAPTADLPAVPAWDDSRVTDADESVVISHNWDELRRFMWDYVGIVRTNKRLERAAHRIAMLQGEIQEFYAHFHITRDLLELRNLVQVADLIVKSAQLRRESRGLHFSRDYPEIAAPAAPTILVPPVPR; the protein is encoded by the coding sequence ATGGCATCCCACGACTTCGACGTTCTCATCGTAGGCAGCGGCCTCGCAGGCCTCTCGGCCGCGCTGCACCTGGCCCCCACGCACCGCGTGGCCGTGATCACCAAGCGCACGCTGCAGGATGGATCGAGCGGCTGGGCCCAGGGCGGCATTGCCGCCGTGCTGGCCGATGACGACAGTTTTGCCGCCCACATCGAAGACACGCTGGTGGCCGGCGCAGGCCTGTGCGACCTGGCTACCACGCGCTTCGTGGTCGAGAACGCACCCGCATCGATCGCCTGGCTGCGCCAGCTGGGCGTTCCCTTCACGCTCGAAGGCGACCAGCTGCACCTCACGCGCGAAGGCGGCCACAGCGCGCGCCGCATTGCCCATGTGACCGACGCCACCGGCGCGGCCGTGCAGCGCACGCTGATCGACGTGGTGCGCGCCACGCCCGGCATCACGCTGTTCGAGCAGCACACGCTGGTGGACCTGATCACCACGCGCAAGCTGGGCCTGCCCGGCCACCGGTGCCTCGGCCTGCATGCGCTGGACAGCGACACCGATGAGGTGGTGACCTTCCGCGCGCCGCAGACCATCCTGGCTACGGGCGGCGCGGGCAAGGTATACCTGTACACCACCAACCCCGACACCGCCACGGGCGACGGCATTGCCGCCGCGTGGCGCGCGGGCTGCCGCGTGGCGAACATGGAGTTCATCCAGTTCCACCCCACGGGCCTGTACCACCCGCACGAAAAGTCCTTCCTCATCAGCGAGGCGGTGCGCGGCGAAGGCGGCAGGCTGCTGCTACCCCCCTCGGCGGGCGGCACGCGCTTCATGCTGGACCATGACCCGCGCGCCGAACTGGCCCCGCGCGACGTGGTGGCACGCGCCATCGACTTCGAGATGAAGAAACACGGCCTCGATTGCGTGCACCTGGACATCTCGCACCAGAGCCCCGCGTTCTTGCAGGAACACTTTCCGAACATCCTGGCCCACTGCGCCGCGCTGGGCATCGACATCACCAAAGAGCCCATCCCCGTGGTGCCCACGGCCCACTTCACTTGCGGCGGAGTGCTGACCGACCTGGCCGGCCGCACCGACCTGCCCGGCCTGTACGCCGTGGGCGAGGTGGCCTGCACCGGCCTGCACGGCGCCAACCGGCTGGCCAGCAACTCGCTGCTCGAATGCATGGTGTTCGCACGCGCTGCCGCCCAGGCCATTGCCACGGCCCCCACCGCCGATCTGCCCGCCGTGCCCGCCTGGGACGACAGCCGCGTGACCGACGCAGACGAGTCCGTCGTCATCTCCCACAACTGGGACGAGCTGCGCCGCTTCATGTGGGACTACGTGGGCATCGTGCGCACCAACAAGCGCCTGGAGCGCGCCGCGCACCGCATCGCCATGCTGCAGGGCGAGATCCAGGAGTTCTACGCGCACTTTCACATCACGCGCGACCTGCTGGAGCTGCGCAACCTGGTGCAGGTGGCCGACCTGATCGTGAAAAGCGCGCAGCTGCGCCGCGAAAGCCGGGGCCTGCATTTCAGCCGCGACTACCCTGAGATCGCAGCCCCAGCCGCCCCTACCATCCTCGTCCCCCCGGTGCCCCGATGA
- the queE gene encoding 7-carboxy-7-deazaguanine synthase, producing MTYSVKEIFYTLQGEGGQAGTPAVFCRFAGCNLWTGREQDRAQAICQFCDTDFVGTDGTLGGKFDTATLLADTIAAQWPAGAGHRLVVLTGGEPLLQVDAELIDALHAQQFRIAVESNGTVKAPEGIDWLCISPKAGAPWVQRSGQELKLVWPQPGFDLRALEQDTQFTHRFLQPMDGLLQRQNTAACIDACLAHPAWRLSLQTHKLTGIR from the coding sequence ATGACCTACAGCGTCAAGGAAATTTTCTACACCCTGCAAGGTGAAGGCGGCCAGGCAGGCACGCCTGCCGTGTTCTGCCGCTTTGCGGGCTGCAACCTCTGGACGGGCCGCGAGCAGGACCGCGCGCAGGCCATCTGCCAGTTCTGCGACACCGACTTCGTGGGCACCGACGGCACTTTGGGCGGCAAGTTCGACACCGCCACGCTGCTGGCCGACACCATCGCCGCGCAGTGGCCTGCCGGCGCAGGCCACCGGCTGGTGGTGCTGACCGGTGGCGAGCCCCTGCTGCAGGTCGACGCTGAACTCATCGACGCACTGCACGCCCAGCAGTTCCGCATCGCCGTGGAGAGCAACGGCACCGTGAAAGCGCCCGAGGGCATCGACTGGCTGTGCATCAGCCCCAAGGCCGGTGCACCGTGGGTCCAGCGCAGCGGACAGGAGCTGAAACTCGTGTGGCCCCAGCCCGGGTTCGACCTGCGGGCGCTGGAGCAGGACACCCAGTTCACCCACCGCTTCCTGCAGCCCATGGACGGCCTGCTGCAGCGCCAGAACACCGCCGCCTGCATCGACGCCTGCCTGGCGCACCCCGCATGGCGCCTGAGCCTGCAGACCCACAAGCTCACCGGCATCCGGTGA
- a CDS encoding 6-carboxytetrahydropterin synthase, which produces MLFTISQRFFFDAAHTLRREIEAEGSRRVHGHTYHAEVSLSGPRDPATGMVLDLGLLRRGLEVVRGQLDHHMLDDVPGLGTPTLENLCVFIAQALPAELQPRVSRVRVWRDALGDSCLLDLPAR; this is translated from the coding sequence ATGTTGTTCACCATTTCCCAGCGCTTCTTCTTCGACGCCGCCCACACCCTGCGCCGCGAGATCGAGGCCGAAGGCAGCCGCCGCGTGCACGGCCACACCTACCACGCCGAGGTCTCGCTCAGCGGCCCGCGCGACCCCGCCACTGGCATGGTGCTGGACCTGGGCCTGCTGCGCCGGGGCCTGGAGGTGGTGCGCGGGCAGCTCGACCACCACATGCTGGATGACGTGCCGGGCCTGGGCACGCCCACGCTCGAGAACCTGTGCGTCTTCATCGCCCAGGCGCTGCCCGCCGAACTGCAGCCGCGCGTGAGCCGCGTGCGCGTGTGGCGCGACGCGCTGGGCGACAGCTGCTTGCTCGACCTGCCCGCGCGCTGA
- the panD gene encoding aspartate 1-decarboxylase, protein MFRTLLKSKIHRVAVTQCELHYEGSCAIDEDLLDAADIAENEQIHIWNINNGERFITYAIKGQRGSGMISVNGSAARRAAVGDLIIIAAFAQVHEDQVPTHQPQLVFVDEHNRQTGLRHAVPTQAL, encoded by the coding sequence ATGTTCCGTACCTTGCTCAAATCCAAGATCCACCGCGTCGCCGTGACCCAGTGCGAGCTGCACTACGAAGGCTCCTGCGCCATCGACGAAGACCTGCTCGATGCTGCCGACATCGCCGAGAACGAGCAGATCCACATCTGGAACATCAACAACGGCGAGCGTTTCATCACCTACGCCATCAAGGGCCAGCGCGGCAGCGGCATGATCTCGGTGAACGGCTCGGCCGCGCGCCGCGCCGCCGTGGGCGACCTCATCATCATCGCGGCCTTCGCCCAGGTGCATGAGGACCAGGTGCCCACGCACCAGCCGCAACTGGTGTTCGTGGACGAGCACAACCGCCAGACCGGACTGCGCCACGCCGTGCCCACACAGGCCCTGTGA